In Syntrophobacterales bacterium, the sequence GGCGTCATTAAAATCTAACGAACGCGCTATCGGCAACTCCGACATCCGCCCAAAGTGAAAAATGCACTCATTTATCCTTAATGATATTCTGATCATAATACTCCTGTCGGTCGTCGTGCTTTATCTATGCCATCGCCTGCGCCTGCCGCTCATTGTCGGCTTCCTGCTGACCGGAGTGATTGCCGGCCCGCACGGCTTCCGGCTGGTGCGTGAAATAGCGGCGGTTCAGACGCTGGCCGAAATCGGCGTGGTGCTGCTGATGTTTACAATCGGCATGGAGTTTTCGTTGCGGAGCCTGCTGCGGATCAGAAAAACCGTCCTGCTCGGGGGATCGCTGCAGCTTGTCCTGACGATTCTGGCCGGGTTCGGAGCGGCAAGACTTTTCGGCTTCTCTGCCAAAGAAGCTATTTTTGCCGGGTTTCTCCTTTCCTTGAGCAGCACGGCAATCGTCCTGAAAACCCTCCAGGATCGCGCGGAGATGGAATCCCCGCACGGCAACACGGCGCTGGGCATCCTTATCTTCCAGGATATGGCGGCGATTCCAATGATGCTGATGGTTCCGTTGCTGGCCGGTTCTTTTCAGGGCGGAGGGTCGCCGCTGCTGCTTTTGGCAAAGGCCGTCGGGATTGTCCTGCTCGTCCCGGTCATGTCCAAATGGGTTGTGCCCCGAATATTTTTCAGCATCGCCAAGACCAGAAGCCGGGAACTCTTTCTGATTACCACGATCGCTCTGTTCATGGCGGTAGCCTGGCTAACCTACACGGCAGGGCTCTCGCTCGCGCTGGGCTCTTTTCTCGCGGGGCTGATAATCTCCGAATCGGAGTACAGCCATCAGGCGCTGGGTGATATCCTGCCCTTTCGCGACGTCTTCACCAGCTTCTTTTTCGTCTCGATCGGCATGCTGCTCGACGTCGGCTTTTTCCTGAGACATCCCGTTTCGTTGACGCTGGCGGCGTTCGCCATTTTGGCAATAAAAGCTGCTACTGCGAGCATCGCCGCGTTCTTCTCCGGCCTGCCGCTGCGAACCGCCTTGGTCGCGGGCATGGCGCTCGCCCAAGTCGGAGAGTTTTCCTTTATCCTGTCAGAAACGGGTGTGCCCTTTGGCCTCGTTGTCGGCGACATCTACCAGGCGTTCTTGGCGGTTTCGATACTGACGATGATGGCGACCCCCTCCCTGATCGCCCTGGCGCCTGCCGTGGCCCATGCCATAGTTAAACAGCCGCTGCCTCGCCGCCTGAAGCAGGGAATGGCCCCCAAAAAACAGGAGGCGCCGTCCCGGCTGGAAAATCACCTGCTCATTGTCGGGTTTGGCCTGAACGGTCGCAACCTCGCCCGCGCCGCCCGGATCGCCGGCATCCCCTACATGATTCTGGAAATGAACCCCGCCTTTGTCCGCAGCGAAAAGGCAAAGGGAGAACCAATCTATTATGGAGACGCGACACAGGAGGCCATCCTGCTGCACGCAAATATCCGGCAAGCCCGCAGTCTGGTTGTGGTCATCAACGACCGGGCCGCGGTGCGGAGGATCACCGAACTTGCCCGCCGGCTGAATCCCTCAATATATATCTTGGTAAGAACTCGCTATATATCTGAAATAAATGATCTTTTAAAAATAGGCGCCAATGAAGTGATCCCCGAAGAGTTTGAAACTTCCGTCGAAATCTTCAGCCGGGTGCTCGCCAAATATTTTATCCCGAAGGATGATATCGAAAAACTGATCGTGGAGATTCGTGCGGATGGATATGAAATGCTCCGTTCCCTTTCCCATAACGCTCAGCCGTCCTGCACGATGAACGGCTGCCTGCCGGATTTGGAGATATCCTCCTTCCGGATCGCGGAAGGCGCCTCCGTAATCGGGCAAACCCTTCAGGAAACGGCACTGCGGAAAAAATACGGCGTGACGCTGCTGGCAGTCAACCGTTCTTCCCAGATAATCTCCAATCCTTCCGCTGACTTTGAGTTCGCCGCGGGCGATGTCCTCTTTCTGGTCGGAGAAGCAAAAAAGATTCAGAAAATAAGGGAAGTATTAAACAGTTGAAAGAAAACCACGGAGGGGATGGCCGGTTTGCCGCCTCAATATTCTTGACAGACAAAATAAAGTCTGCCTATACGAACCTCCCCTGTCATGCGAGGGGATACGCCATAAAAATTACTTATAGAGGAGGAAGCGATGAAAAGAGCTATCGTTACGATGCTTTGCTTGGGATGCCTGATTGGTGTTTTTGCCGGACAGGGTGAAGCCCAGACCGTGATCAACATTGCTACGGTCACCAACCCGGCCTTTGTCCACAACTATGCGGCGAAGTGGTTTGAGGAAGAACTGGAGAAGGCCCTTCCTGGCAAGTACAAGGTTGTGCTCCATCACTCCGGGGCGCTGGGCTCGGAAACCCAGGTACTTCAGCAGATCCAATTGGGCACTACGCAAATGTCTGTCTGCACGACCGGTCCAGTCGAGACTTTTGTCCCCGAAATCAAGGCCCTGGAGATGCCTTTTGTGTTTACATCCTATCAGGCCGCCGATAGCGCCCTGGACGGGCCAATCGGCAAATACCTCGCCGGACGGTTTGAAAAGGCGGGGTTTTTCCCGCTGCACTTTCTCGACAATGGCTTTCGCAATGTCACCAATTCCCGACGTCCGGTCAAAACACCCGCTGATTTGAAAGGGTTGAAAATCCGCACGATGGAATCGCCGACCCATCTGGCCATCTGGAGGGCGATCGGGGCAAACCCGACGCCGATGGCCTGGCCGATCTTTACAGCCTTGCAGCAGGGGGTCATTGACGGACAGGAAAATCCCATTGCCGTTATCCACGCCGCGAAGCTGATCGAAGCCGGGCAGAAACATCTGACTATTACCCGCCATGTTTATTCGGCGCTGGTGTTTGTTGCGAACAAAAATTTCATGGACAATCTGCCGGCGGCTGACAGGAAAATCGTGATGGCCGCCGCCCGCACGGCAAGCCTGAAGGGGCGTGCCTTTATCCGCGACAATGAGGCCAAGCAGTTGGCCGAACTGAAGGCGGCCGGAATGCAGGTCGAGGAGAAACCGGATATCGCGGCCTTCCGCAAGGCAACAGCGCCGGTAATCGATGCAACGACCGGTGAGACGAAAAAACTTATCCAGGAAATACGTAAAATTTCAAGGTAGTTGGATATGGGTATTGCCGACTTCATAAATGTAACCAGCCGGGCGCTCAACCGGGCAGTCGAGAGGGTGCTGATGCTGCTCGGCGTTGCCATCGGGGTGATTCTTTTTTGCCAGGTACTTTTTCGCTATTTGGGCGCCTCGCTGGGTTGGTCGGAGGAGGTAAGCCGGCATTTGCTGGTCGCCATTACCTTTTTGGGGGGGACCTCTGCTTATAAACACTCTAATTTTATTGGTCTTTCCGGGATAGGCGGGTTGCTGGGGACGAAACTCCAGGGATTCATTGCCAGGGCGCTCCAGGCGCTGACGCTTACCTGCTTCGGCATCATCGCCTGGTTCGGCATCGCCTGCACCCTTAATGCAAGTGCGCAGACCACATCCTCCCTGCAAATTCCGATGTCCATCCCGTTTGCCGTCATTCCCCTTGCCGCAATAATCCTGGTAATCCATGTGCTGGCCGATATGACCAACCCAGCCCGGCGGAGTCTCCCATGATCGTTGCGCTGCTCTTTGCCCTGCTTTTTTTTCTCATCCTCATTGGGTTGCCGATAGCTCTGTCGATCGGAATTCCGGCGATCGCCATAATGCTGGCGCCGGGGGTATTCCCTCAAGGCGTCACTACCTCGGCGTTGGGACAAACCATTGTCCAGTTGCTCTTCTCCGGGGTGGATTCCTTTGATCTTCTGGCGATCCCGCTGTTTATGATGGCCGGCGCCATCATGGAAAAAGGCGGCATTTCAAGGCAACTGATTGATTTTTCCGATAGCCTTGTTGGGTGGGTGCCCGGCGGGCTTGCGTGCGCCTGCATTGTCGCCTCCATGTTTTTTGCCGGCATTTCCGGTTCCGCGGCTGCCGATACGGCGGCTATCGGCGCGGTTATTATCCCGGCAATGATCAAGCAGGGCTACCCCCCCGCGCTTGCCGGCGCAGTGGTCGCTGCGGGCGGTTCCATCGGGGTGATCATCCCCCCCTCCATTCCGATGGTTATCTACGGATTTCTAACCAATGAGTCGATTGCCAAACTCTTTGCCGGCGGTCTGATCGTGGGAATGCTTTTCGGCCTGTCGTTTATGGCGGTGATAATCTGGCTCTCCCTGCGACACCATTACGGGAACTGGCGGCCCTTTTCCCTCCGCGGGGTCTGGAAAAGCTTCAGAGAGGCAAAATGGGCGCTGGGCGCCCCGGTGATTGTCCTCGGGGGAATACTTGCCGGCGTCGTCACCGTTACTGAAGCGGCAGCGCTTGCCTTGTTCTATGCCCTGCTTGTCAGCCTGACTTTCAATCGGGATATGAAATGGCGGGATTTGCCGCCGCTGATTGTGCGCTCGCAGATCACGGCGGCGACAATCCTCTTTATCATTTCCATGGCCAAGGTCTTTACGTGGCTTGTCGCTATGCAGCAGACAAGCCAACATCTCGGCGCCGCAATCCTCGGGATGGGGCTGCCGCCGTGGGGGGCGTTAATACTGGTAATGGCAGGGCTGCTTCTGGTAGGTTGCGTTGTGGAAACGACGGCCGCGCTGATCCTGCTGGTTCCTGTACTTGCCCCCCTCATTGCGCAGCTGGGGATCGATCCTGTACAATTCGGGGTGCTGGCGGTAGTCAATCTGGCGATAGGAATGCTTACTCCGCCGGTAGGAATTTGTCTTTTTGTAAGTTGCGGAATCTCCGGAGTTTCCCTGGGGGACATCTCGCGGGCGGCAGCGCCCTTTATATTTGCCGCCTTAACGGTGCTGCTGATTGCCGGCGCGTGGCCCCCCCTGACTGTCTGGCTGCCCTCACTGCTTTACAGGTAGCTGAAAACTTTATTTCTTTCCTTGTAAAACCTCGATGAAGGCCTCGATCCGCGTTTCCACCTGGCTCTCGGAAAAACTCCTCTCATCCACCATGTCCGCCTCGATC encodes:
- a CDS encoding cation:proton antiporter; translation: MHSFILNDILIIILLSVVVLYLCHRLRLPLIVGFLLTGVIAGPHGFRLVREIAAVQTLAEIGVVLLMFTIGMEFSLRSLLRIRKTVLLGGSLQLVLTILAGFGAARLFGFSAKEAIFAGFLLSLSSTAIVLKTLQDRAEMESPHGNTALGILIFQDMAAIPMMLMVPLLAGSFQGGGSPLLLLAKAVGIVLLVPVMSKWVVPRIFFSIAKTRSRELFLITTIALFMAVAWLTYTAGLSLALGSFLAGLIISESEYSHQALGDILPFRDVFTSFFFVSIGMLLDVGFFLRHPVSLTLAAFAILAIKAATASIAAFFSGLPLRTALVAGMALAQVGEFSFILSETGVPFGLVVGDIYQAFLAVSILTMMATPSLIALAPAVAHAIVKQPLPRRLKQGMAPKKQEAPSRLENHLLIVGFGLNGRNLARAARIAGIPYMILEMNPAFVRSEKAKGEPIYYGDATQEAILLHANIRQARSLVVVINDRAAVRRITELARRLNPSIYILVRTRYISEINDLLKIGANEVIPEEFETSVEIFSRVLAKYFIPKDDIEKLIVEIRADGYEMLRSLSHNAQPSCTMNGCLPDLEISSFRIAEGASVIGQTLQETALRKKYGVTLLAVNRSSQIISNPSADFEFAAGDVLFLVGEAKKIQKIREVLNS
- a CDS encoding TRAP transporter substrate-binding protein; translation: MKRAIVTMLCLGCLIGVFAGQGEAQTVINIATVTNPAFVHNYAAKWFEEELEKALPGKYKVVLHHSGALGSETQVLQQIQLGTTQMSVCTTGPVETFVPEIKALEMPFVFTSYQAADSALDGPIGKYLAGRFEKAGFFPLHFLDNGFRNVTNSRRPVKTPADLKGLKIRTMESPTHLAIWRAIGANPTPMAWPIFTALQQGVIDGQENPIAVIHAAKLIEAGQKHLTITRHVYSALVFVANKNFMDNLPAADRKIVMAAARTASLKGRAFIRDNEAKQLAELKAAGMQVEEKPDIAAFRKATAPVIDATTGETKKLIQEIRKISR
- a CDS encoding TRAP transporter small permease subunit — protein: MGIADFINVTSRALNRAVERVLMLLGVAIGVILFCQVLFRYLGASLGWSEEVSRHLLVAITFLGGTSAYKHSNFIGLSGIGGLLGTKLQGFIARALQALTLTCFGIIAWFGIACTLNASAQTTSSLQIPMSIPFAVIPLAAIILVIHVLADMTNPARRSLP
- a CDS encoding TRAP transporter large permease — translated: MIVALLFALLFFLILIGLPIALSIGIPAIAIMLAPGVFPQGVTTSALGQTIVQLLFSGVDSFDLLAIPLFMMAGAIMEKGGISRQLIDFSDSLVGWVPGGLACACIVASMFFAGISGSAAADTAAIGAVIIPAMIKQGYPPALAGAVVAAGGSIGVIIPPSIPMVIYGFLTNESIAKLFAGGLIVGMLFGLSFMAVIIWLSLRHHYGNWRPFSLRGVWKSFREAKWALGAPVIVLGGILAGVVTVTEAAALALFYALLVSLTFNRDMKWRDLPPLIVRSQITAATILFIISMAKVFTWLVAMQQTSQHLGAAILGMGLPPWGALILVMAGLLLVGCVVETTAALILLVPVLAPLIAQLGIDPVQFGVLAVVNLAIGMLTPPVGICLFVSCGISGVSLGDISRAAAPFIFAALTVLLIAGAWPPLTVWLPSLLYR